The following proteins are encoded in a genomic region of Arachis stenosperma cultivar V10309 chromosome 4, arast.V10309.gnm1.PFL2, whole genome shotgun sequence:
- the LOC130975203 gene encoding uncharacterized protein LOC130975203: protein MKRLESQVGYLSQQFPKPTDSFPSDTEKNPRGETKKVRWEDCKMITISDKRSVEEVHTQTEYFQDNPKEKYEGRNQAPHPTHMEELKKGETLNPHAPFPQRLKAGVARRMYSRFLDMFASLDVNLPFIKALQQMPSFIKYIKELLAKKSSLKGGQTIKMNRECSALIQIEPPTKKKDLGSFHFPCAIGKTMIDKGLWHDEQLTFNVFKPSQEANYDNKESKEEHNKELMEETSTVAQAPHLRTPMVDKQCGQKE from the exons ATGAAGAGGTTGGAGTCCCAAGTGGGGTATCTATCTCAACAGTTTCCCAAACCTACTGATAGTTTCCCAAGTGACACAGAGAAGAAcccaagaggagaaacaaaaAAAGTAAGGTGGGAAGATTGCAAGATGATCACTATAAGTGATAAGAGGAGTGTGGAAGAAGTGCACACACAAACAGAATACTTCCAAGACAATCCAAAGGAAAAGTATGAAGGGAGAAATCAAGCACCCCATCCCACACACATGGAGGAGCTAAAGAAAGGGGAGACCCTGAACCCACATGCACCCTTTCCCCAAAGGCTCAAAGCTGGTGTAGCAAGGAGAATGTATTCAAGGTTCCTCGACATGTTTGCCTCTCTTGATGTAAATCTACCATTCATTAAGGCCCTCCAGCAGATGCCCTCCTTCATCAAGTACATAAAGGAGCTACTGGCCAAAAAGAGTTCACTAAAGGGTGGGCAAACAATAAAGATGAACAGGGAGTGTAGTGCTCTTATTCAAATAGAGccacctacaaagaagaaggacCTAGGGAGTTTTCACTTCCCCTGTGCTATAGGAAAGACAATGATTGATAAGGGACTCT GGCACGATGAACAGCTCACCTTCAACGTATTCAAACCCTCACAAGAAGCAAATTATGATAACAAAGAGTCAAAGGAAGAGCACAATAAGGAGCTGATGGAAGAGACAAGCACGGTAGCACAAGCACCGCACCTGAGAACCCCTATGGTTGACAAGCAATGTGGTCAGAAGGAATAA